One window of Papaver somniferum cultivar HN1 chromosome 9, ASM357369v1, whole genome shotgun sequence genomic DNA carries:
- the LOC113307715 gene encoding uncharacterized protein LOC113307715 codes for MKFLKSFHNAGVLKLSPGIVEVISGPELVSEPSQLCNLRRLKLQLWLTRGSLCALQVLFTMAPSIESLHLSIHSNSLDKVEDWDAAGLSFSTMFQHLKLIKVRGAVRCSNELVLLESLLRNAPVLEQLIVFTCDIDSNDNQLKDFNEKILGLPRASQSIRISISSLS; via the exons ATGAAATTTCTTAAATCTTTCCATAACGCCGGAGTGCTGAAATTATCTCCCGGGATTGTTGAG GTTATCTCAGGACCTGAGTTGGTAAGTGAGCCCTCTCAACTTTGCAACTTACGACGTCTAAAGCTTCAGTTGTGGCTTACAAGAGGCAGCTTGTGTGCACTACAAGTCTTATTCACCATGGCTCCAAGTATAGAATCTCTACATTTGTCGATACAT TCCAATTCACTAGACAAAGTCGAGGATTGGGATGCTGCTGGATTGTCCTTTTCAACCATGTTCCAGCACTTAAAGTTGATCAAGGTCAGAGGCGCTGTAAGATGCAGTAATGAACTAGTGCTCTTGGAAAGTTTGCTAAGGAATGCTCCGGTGTTGGAACAACTGATTGTTTTTACATGTGACATAGACTCGAATGACAACCAGCTTAAGGATTTCAATGAGAAGATACTAGGTCTTCCGAGAGCTTCACAAAGTATCAGAATATCAATTTCATCTCTATCCTAG